The Capillibacterium thermochitinicola genomic sequence AGGAACCTCGACCTCCTTCGGGGGGTATTCATTCTTGCCGAATGTGAGGTTCCTCTTCTCTTTTTGTAAAGATATCTCCTCCATAAAATCTACAGTAATTTTACACTAACCCCGCAAGTTATGGTAGGGGAGGTCCGGCTCGGTGGCGGGCGAAAATTCAAAAAATCCCCTTGACAAAAATCAAATTTCGAGGTAATCTATTAAATGTCACCGCGACGTGGGGGTGTAGCTCAGTTGGGAGAGCGCTTGAATGGCATTCAAGAGGCCAGGGGTTCGACTCCCCTCATCTCCACCAAAATGAAAGTTTAAACCCTTGAGAAATCAAGGGTTTTTTATTTTTTAATCTCCGACGGCTTTGAAATTGTAGATCGGTTTTACAAAGTCATTGATCTCCACCGTTTCGCTGATGTTCTGGATGATCAGTTCTTTATCCTTGTACGCGTCGGGGGCTTCGTCGAGGGTTTCCCTATTGGCGGTGGTCGTGTAGATGCCGGCTTTCTTCATTCCCTGGGCAAAGTCGTCGACGGAAAGCACCTGTTTTGCTTTGGTCCGGGACAGGATGCGACCGGCACCATGGGGAGCAGAAAAATTGTACTTGGCGGAGCCTTTCCCGGTACAGAGGGCAAGACCGTCGCGCATGTTGAAGGGTATGATCACCCTTTCCCCTTGGCGGGCGGGGGTTGCTCCTTTCCGGATAATGTCATCGTCGCCGATGAAATTGTGGACCGATTCAATGGTTTCGACCGGTTCGTGCCCGAAAAAGCGGGCGATTTCCGCAAGGATGGTGCGGCGGTTTAAAGCGGCATAACTTTGGGCAAACCGGGCGGCGTTCAGATAGTCTTGGCCGTCCTGGCTGTCGACCAAGAGGAACTCCAGGTCTTTCTCCTGCTTGCCGGTGGCGTATTTTGCCATGGTTTGCCGGGCTTTCCGCTGAAAATGGTTGGCCACGCGGAGACCAAAATTACGGCTTCCCGTGTGGATCGTTACCCAGGTGTTTCCCCGTGAGTCTTTGCCAACCTCGATGAAGTGGTTTCCCCCACCCAGGGTGCCGATGCTGCGGAGGGCTTTTCCGTAGTCCATCCCAATCACCTTTGTCCAGTGGCGAAGGGTGGGATCGTCCCCGACTTTGGCTTTGAGGTGGATGGAGAACCCGGCCGGAATGTTTTTCTTGATAAACTTGTCGAAAGCGGGCAGATCAAGATCGTCGACGGTAAAACGGGCGGCCAGCACCCCGCACCCAATATCAACGCCGACAATGTTGGGGATGATATATTCGTTTAACTTCATGGTAAAACCGATGACGGCCCCTTTTCCCGCGTGGCAGTCGGGCATGATCGCAATATAGGTCTTGGCGAAGGCGGGATGATCCAGCATTCTTTGGATCTGCTGGCGGGTGGTATCATCGATCTCGTCGATCATGATCTGTGCCGAATTGTACTGTCCTTTTAGGATTAACAAGTTTTCCCTCTCCTTTGGTTGCTAGTCGCCAACCTGAAGCTTTCCAACTCCCAAGAAACCAATATTTTTATCCTGAAGGCATCCGCCGTTTCTTTTCATAAATGGACCGGCTTGTTAAAAGCCTTATTAGGCTTGTCATTAACCTGTTCAATAACATTATTAATATTTATATCAGTAGCTTTATTATAAGATCTTCCTTTGGTGAGACAAAGACCGCTTAGCAGTGAGAAAGGAAAGAGCATTGCCGCTGCGAGTCCGATTTTGAGGTTGTCGCCGACTGCCCCGGCTACGAGGCCAACCAGGGTCGGCCCGGCGACACAGCCCACATCACCAGCCAGCGCCAGCAGCGCAAACATGGCACTGCCGCCGCGTAAACAGTTTTGCGCGGCCAGACTTAAGGTTCCGGGCCAAAAGATACCGACGGCCACCCCGCACAGGGCACACCCGATCAGGTTGAGGAGGGGGAAGGGGGAAAAGGCGGCCAGTAAACCGGAATAGGGATGGGGAAACCATTGGGGGAAGACCCCAAGACCCCACAGGCCCACCGCGGAAACAATATGGGCGGCCACGATCGAAAACCGGTAGCCGATCCGGTCCACAAAGAAGGCGGAAAGCAAATCTACGGCGAGCTGGACCCCAAAATTTGCGGTGACCAGCAAAGCGATTTTTTCGAGCGGGATCCGGTAGACCCTTTGAAAGGTTAAGAACAAAAGGGGAGTAAAGTTATTAATGATGGCTTGGGTGATAAAACCAATATAGCATGCCAGCAAAGTATGGGTATAATTGTGGCGAATGTTCATTAATTTCCTCCGTTTTCACATATTTGTTTGATCTGGAGATGGGCCATTGGCTATAGTGTTTATGTTAGCAACATTAATGTTATTATATCATGTTCAGGGCTGAGACGTTTATTTCTGGCAGGTAGCACAAAGATTTTCATGAAATCTTTGTGTTTATTTTTTGTTGAGAACGTTCATGTATAGTAATCTCAACAATTTTTAAAGGGGCGTTAAAAATGAAACGTATAATTTGGGTGGGTTTAATCCTGGTTGTCGTATTGCTGCTTGCTGGTTGCGGCAGCCGGAAAAGCCCGTCCCATCCACCTGGGTACAATCCACCTAACGGTAATGATCCGCCAGACCTGCCCCCCATTGATCCGTCAATCCCCGGAACCAGATATTTATACGCTTTAAGCAGGGATCAAGGCCAGATTTCCGTCTTTAAAATCAACAGTGACGGCACACTGGAGCAGGTTAATCAGGTAGTTACCAATGATGGACCCGGATGCGCGGTGGTTCATCCCGACGGGAACCATCTATTCGTCAGTACGTCCGGGAGCGGAGGCGATTTCATCGAGATTTATGGTATTGATGGGTACAATTTGAGTCTGATAAATGCGAACAAGATGCCAGCGGGCGGGGCGCGTCAGTTAAGAATGGTGCTGTCGCCTGACGGGGAATATCTTTTTGTCGCCCATGAAGATAAAAATTTTGTCTCGATCTTTCGGGCGAACCCAACGGCCGGGACTCTCGACATAGTTACTACTATTGGTACGGGTACTCAACCAAAAGCGCTCGCCGTTTCGCCCCAAGGGAAATATCTTTACATCGCCAAAAACGGCACTAATATCTTGGGAGACGACGGGGAAATTTTGGTTTACCAAATCGCCGCCACCGGGAGCGTTACCCCTAAAGGCAGTGTTACCATAGGACGCCAGCCCAGCGACATGGTTTTAAACCACGCCGGTTCCTACCTGTACGTCGCCAACTATTCTTCCGGCAGCTTAATGGTCTTTGCGGTCAACTCCGGCGAGGGAACACTGACCCATAAACATACCTATACCGGTGACGCGGGCGATGTGCAAAGCCTCGCCGTCGCGCCGGATGATCACTGGGTGTTTGCAGGGAAAACTGCTTATAACGCCTATGCGGTCAGCGGTTCGGATTTATCCTTGGTGGTGGGTTCCCCCTTTTATGAAAAACTAGAGTATATTAAATGCTTAAAAGTTGATCCATCCGGCCGTTTTCTTTATGCCGGGCGGGGAGAGTCGAAAGTTGAAGCCTTTACGATTGGTTCTTCCGGTAAGTTGACCCTGGCCGGTGAGTATGAAGCGGGGGGGCAGTGGGTGACCATCCGGTAGGGACGGTGCCGGGACGGCCACTATCCATTGTTCCCGGTTAAAAAAACCCGGTTCCTTTGCGAAAGGAACCGGGTTTTTTGTTACGGTGGGCGCTTTTCTGACTACCGCCTAGCCGTTCTTGGCCAGGAAGTCTTTCATAAAGTCGGCCAGGGCCTTGCAGCCTTCGTAACTCATGGCGTTATAGATGGAGGCGCGGAGGCCGCCGACGGAACGGTGGCCTTTCAGGCCAATCAAACCCTCTTCGGTTGCGGCGCGGACGAATTTCTCTTCCAACTCCGTACTGGGGAGACGGAAGGTGACATTCATCAGCGACCGGCTGTTCTTTTCGGCGTGGCCACGGTAGAAGCCGCCGCTTTGGTCAATGACGTCGTAGATGAGGGCGGCTTTTTCCTGGTTGCGTTTGTGAATGGCCTCCACGCCACCCTGTTCCTCCAGCCATTTTAGCACGAGCCAGACCATATATATAGAGAAGGTGGGTGGGGTGTTGTAGAGCGAATTATGTTTAACAAAGGTTTCGTAACGGTACATGACCGGCAGGTTGGGATTGGCCTTGGCCAGGAGGTCTTCACGGATAATGACGATGGTTACCCCGGCCGGACCGAGGTTTTTCTGGGCACCGGCATAAATCAGGCCGAAGGGTTTTACATCGAAAGGACGGGAAAGGATATCACTGGACATGTCGGCGACCAAGGGAACATCACCGCAGTCAGGGAAGGTGTGCCACTGGGTACCGTAAATTGTATTGTTGCTGGTGAGGTGGACATAGACCGGATTGGGGGAGAACTTAAGCTCCGCCGGGTCCGGAATGCGCCGGAAATTTTCTTCTTTTGTATTAACCGCCGTATGTACTTGTCCGAAGTACTTGGCTTCGTCCGCCGCCTTTTCGGCAAAACTACCGGTTACCAGGTAATCGGCGGTTTTGTCCGGAGTGAGAAAGTTCATGGGGACCATGGCAAACTGCAGGCTCGCTCCGCCTTGTAAAAAGAGGACTTTATAATTGTCGCCGATTTTCAGAAGGCGCTTTAGGCGGTCGGCCGTGTCGTTTTGCAGGGCTTCATACTGTTTCGAACGGTGGCTGATCTCCATGACCGACATCCCGGAGGATTGAAAATTAACCAACTCATCGCGTGCTGCCTCTAAAACCGGGAGGGGAAGGGTGGCGGGGCCAGGATAGAAGTTATAAACCCGTTCATACATTTGAAACAAGACCTCGCTTCCGATGAAGATTTATTAGAGCAATTATACTACCAATTTTTCGAAAGGACAAGGGGAGGCCCGGTCTACGCAGAATGTTTTAACTTTTTTGAAGGAAAAAGTGAAAATGAGCACGAACTACATAAAAAGCCTGGTCAGAAAAATATCTCAGCAGGAAAGGAATGACGGCATGGGTATTTTCGGTGAAAGACCCGATAATTACGGTTTTCCTCCTCCTTTGGCGGCCGCAATGCGGAGCAAAGGAATTGATCTAGAACTGACCAAAGATATTTTGACGCGCTATAATGCGGGCGAGTTTGACCGTTTTCAACCGGTGCGGGCGATGGGGTTTCCCCGGATCGACGGGAAACGGATTATCGATCTGACCGCTCCGCTGACCGTGGCGGTTGATCTGCCGGCTGCGGAAGCCCGTTTCCGGCGGTGGGGTCTCGAACTGGATCTGGCCGCTTATTGCCGGGTGGAGGGCGAAACCGGTCTTTTTGACCAAGACGGACTGAGCCGGCTTGGCATTTTGCTTTATCCCTATGTGGGTTACGGGGTTTTAAACGGCGGGTCGGCCAGTAGTTACTTTGATAATAAAAAGAATGTGGCTTTAAGTCCCGAGTTGTATGAAATCTGTGCAGAAAAATTCACTTTCTTGGCTGAGCTTGGACGGAATAAAGCGAAAGCGTTGGTCCCGGCGTACATCAACGAAGACGGAACCCCCGGGGCGACTTTTATCGAATTGAAAATGCGCGCCCTTTTACTGGAAATCCTCCGCTACCAGCTTTATACCGGAACCAAGGAGAAAAAGATCCTGCCTCTCTTTCAGATGGCCAGCATCTATAACTATTTAGAGTTGGAGAAGGCGTACGATAGTTTTGGGGACAGTCCTTACCTGCGCGATTTAATGACCGAAACCGGCGTGGCGATTAACAAGGACGTGTTAACCGGGGTGCAACCGATGTTGGCGGCTTACACCCATAGTAGTTTCGGCCGGCCCAAGGAGGTTTTTTCCACCGCCTACGGTAAACCCAATAATCCCCTGCCAATGCCCGGTGGACACGGGCAGAACTTTCAGATTTTAAGCCACTGTTACCGTGAACTTTTTGCCCGCGGCATCAGGATGGTCTATTTGGGTAACGTTGATAACTTGGGTTTTACGGTCAATCCGGTGGCCGTGGCTTTACTTGCCCTCCAGGGAAAGACCGGTGGCTTTGAGTTTGCTTTCCGGACCGTTGTTGATACCAAGGGGGGAGTGCTGGTCATTGACCAAGATGGCCGGTTGAACTGTGTTGATTTGGGCGTGGCCATTTCCCAGGAGGAGGTGTTGGCGGCGGAGAAAAGAGGCGCGCAGATCCTCTTCAACTGTGCCACCGGCCTCTTTGACCTGGAATACTTGGTGGCCCATCTGGAGGAGATCAGCAAAAATCTGCCGGTCCGGTTCTCCGATCAGGACAAGGATGCCGGCCGTTACTCCCAGGCTGAACAGGTGACTTGGGAGATCATCGGGATGCTGGATGATTTTTATATCTTTGGCATTGACAAATACGATCGTTTTTTAGCCGCCAAGATTGCGCTTGAGACCTTGCTTGCCAGTGGGGTTGGCTTGCACGATCCCCGGTTTCCGCAGGCCGTTAACCCGGCCCAGGATCTAAAAATGACCGCCACGAAGCTTCATGCCGGTTTACAGCGAAAGCTGATGACGGTCTATGGGTTAAAAAAAGTGGCGGGGCGGTGGACGCCCAAAACCGTTCCGGAACTGAAGATGGAGATCGCCGCCGCTAATCGGTAAGGTAACTGGCGAGGATTTCGCCGAAGTAGAGGACGTGATAATCGGGGGTTTGGTAGCAATTCGCCCGCAACTTTTTATCAAGCTGCCCGGGCTCCATGGCATGTTGGTAGACGACCCGGCATTCGAAGTGCAAAGGACATTCTTTGATGATCGGCGTGTCTATGGTTTGCCCTTTTACCGGGGTGAAGCCGCAGGCCAGAAACTTGTCGGTATCCCGGCCAGACTGGCGGCCGCAGATGAGCAGTTCTTTGCTGCGGTCTTGGTTCAGGGGGACACTGACGGTAAATTCGCCGGCTTTTTCCAAGAGGCCATATGTATGCCGTGAATAGCGAACCATTACCATGAAGATGGGTTTGCGCCACATATAGCCGAGGGTTCCCCAGCCGATGGTCATGATGTTGGCGCGGTTTTGGTCGGGGTCTTTGACGGTTAAAAAGACACCGCCGTGGGCCAGTTGTCTGATAACCTCTTGTGCATATTCGTTGTAAGCAATTTCTTTAACCATGTTCCTTCCTCCGATCTGAATGAACCGGGGCAGGGGAGTCCTGCCCCGGTTCTTAATCAACTATTAACTAGGTAAGCCGGCTTGCCCGGCGGCGAAGCGCTGGCAGTTTATATGCCTTGGCGGCGAGCAGGTTTCCGTCGGCGGTTTTTGCTTGAAAAAGCAAGGTATCTTTATAGAAATAACATTTCGGTAAGGAAATCAAACTAATCAGCGGGCGGGGAGCAGCTTTGATTGTTACATAAAACCCGCGGTATTTGACTTCTAAAGGCTCAAACCCGCCAACCATAAGCTGGAGCTGCTCGGTAGTTTCCTTGAGTGCGGGCAATTCAATCCCGAAGTTCTTCGCGAGTGCTTCCTGCTGGGCGAAAATTTCCCGCCCGATGAGGATGAAGGGGCGAGATGGACTGCTCGCATGCCGGAAATGAACCTGGAAGGCGAGCGGAATGTACTGGACCGCCGGGTAAGGATATAATGCACTCATTTGGTGCCCACCTCCGTACGTTCAAAATTTATACCTATTGTATGCGGAGGCGGATTTGAAGGTGCCAAAGTCCCTTAACGGTATGAAACCGGAATTCCGGGTAAAGGGGTTTGGTGCGGTGGGAGATAGAATTCCTCCAACTTTTGGCGCTTTTTTCTTTCCTCCTCGGCCTTGTCTTCTTCCAGGAAGAACTGGCCATAGCTGCTTTGTTCATTGACAAGCTGATACGGGGTGAAGGGTTCATAGGTTTGGTACTTGACTTCTTGACTGGCAATTCGGTGGTTGGTGCTGTTGACCGGGAACATATAAAACGAAGTGAGCAGGAAAAGAAAGATGCAGGCGGCCGTTAAGGCTAGCCTTTTGCCCCACACCCAAGGATTGGTTTCGATAAAATCTTCCACCCGCAACTTGTAGTGGAAAAAATCATCGATCAGGTTACTCTGAGGCCGGGGTGGTTCCAAACTCCCTAAAAATATTTTGATCCGGGAAAGCTCCTCGAAGCACTGGGCGCATACCGGACAGTTAAAGAGATGATTTCGGATTAGGCGCCGTTCTTCGGAGGAGAGCTCCTGGTCGAGATAGGCTGAGAGCAGGCTTTGGACACGATGACAATTCATTAATTTTTTCCCCTTTCCCCGTTAAGGTATGGGTGTAAATGTTCTCTAAGCTGCCGGCGTCCCCGGTGGATGCGGGAGCGGACCGTACCGAGCGAACATTGGAGGATATTGCTGATCTCCTCATAGGAAAAGCCTTGGATATCACAGAGGACAACGGCGACACGAAACTCTTCCGGCAACCGCAGCAGGGCTTTTTGGATGGTCTCGCCGAGTTCGTGCCGGAGGGCAAAATCTTCCGGCAGCTTGCTGTGGTCAGGCACTTCTTTTGCTTTTTCCTGTTCAAGATGGGGCGGTGCTTCGTCTAAGGAAGCGACGAACGGGCGCCGCCTTTTTTTTCGGTATTGGTCAATAAACAGACGATATATAATTTGGTAAACCCAACGGTCAAAGGCCGTGCCTGCTTGAAAGCGGTGAAAAGCACGATAGGCCTTGAGTAAAGCTTCCTGGGTTAAGTCTTCGGCGTCGTCGTGATTCCCCGTTAAACGGTAAGCAAAGTGATAAAAGGCTTTTTCGTAGGTTTTGACTTGCTTTTCAAATTCTTTTAGCACATCTGGTGCCGATACCTTGCGGACTAATGATAAGGTTTCT encodes the following:
- a CDS encoding RtcB family protein → MLILKGQYNSAQIMIDEIDDTTRQQIQRMLDHPAFAKTYIAIMPDCHAGKGAVIGFTMKLNEYIIPNIVGVDIGCGVLAARFTVDDLDLPAFDKFIKKNIPAGFSIHLKAKVGDDPTLRHWTKVIGMDYGKALRSIGTLGGGNHFIEVGKDSRGNTWVTIHTGSRNFGLRVANHFQRKARQTMAKYATGKQEKDLEFLLVDSQDGQDYLNAARFAQSYAALNRRTILAEIARFFGHEPVETIESVHNFIGDDDIIRKGATPARQGERVIIPFNMRDGLALCTGKGSAKYNFSAPHGAGRILSRTKAKQVLSVDDFAQGMKKAGIYTTTANRETLDEAPDAYKDKELIIQNISETVEINDFVKPIYNFKAVGD
- a CDS encoding MFS transporter, which encodes MNIRHNYTHTLLACYIGFITQAIINNFTPLLFLTFQRVYRIPLEKIALLVTANFGVQLAVDLLSAFFVDRIGYRFSIVAAHIVSAVGLWGLGVFPQWFPHPYSGLLAAFSPFPLLNLIGCALCGVAVGIFWPGTLSLAAQNCLRGGSAMFALLALAGDVGCVAGPTLVGLVAGAVGDNLKIGLAAAMLFPFSLLSGLCLTKGRSYNKATDININNVIEQVNDKPNKAFNKPVHL
- a CDS encoding lactonase family protein — encoded protein: MKRIIWVGLILVVVLLLAGCGSRKSPSHPPGYNPPNGNDPPDLPPIDPSIPGTRYLYALSRDQGQISVFKINSDGTLEQVNQVVTNDGPGCAVVHPDGNHLFVSTSGSGGDFIEIYGIDGYNLSLINANKMPAGGARQLRMVLSPDGEYLFVAHEDKNFVSIFRANPTAGTLDIVTTIGTGTQPKALAVSPQGKYLYIAKNGTNILGDDGEILVYQIAATGSVTPKGSVTIGRQPSDMVLNHAGSYLYVANYSSGSLMVFAVNSGEGTLTHKHTYTGDAGDVQSLAVAPDDHWVFAGKTAYNAYAVSGSDLSLVVGSPFYEKLEYIKCLKVDPSGRFLYAGRGESKVEAFTIGSSGKLTLAGEYEAGGQWVTIR
- the serC gene encoding 3-phosphoserine/phosphohydroxythreonine transaminase, encoding MYERVYNFYPGPATLPLPVLEAARDELVNFQSSGMSVMEISHRSKQYEALQNDTADRLKRLLKIGDNYKVLFLQGGASLQFAMVPMNFLTPDKTADYLVTGSFAEKAADEAKYFGQVHTAVNTKEENFRRIPDPAELKFSPNPVYVHLTSNNTIYGTQWHTFPDCGDVPLVADMSSDILSRPFDVKPFGLIYAGAQKNLGPAGVTIVIIREDLLAKANPNLPVMYRYETFVKHNSLYNTPPTFSIYMVWLVLKWLEEQGGVEAIHKRNQEKAALIYDVIDQSGGFYRGHAEKNSRSLMNVTFRLPSTELEEKFVRAATEEGLIGLKGHRSVGGLRASIYNAMSYEGCKALADFMKDFLAKNG
- a CDS encoding UTP--glucose-1-phosphate uridylyltransferase, translated to MGIFGERPDNYGFPPPLAAAMRSKGIDLELTKDILTRYNAGEFDRFQPVRAMGFPRIDGKRIIDLTAPLTVAVDLPAAEARFRRWGLELDLAAYCRVEGETGLFDQDGLSRLGILLYPYVGYGVLNGGSASSYFDNKKNVALSPELYEICAEKFTFLAELGRNKAKALVPAYINEDGTPGATFIELKMRALLLEILRYQLYTGTKEKKILPLFQMASIYNYLELEKAYDSFGDSPYLRDLMTETGVAINKDVLTGVQPMLAAYTHSSFGRPKEVFSTAYGKPNNPLPMPGGHGQNFQILSHCYRELFARGIRMVYLGNVDNLGFTVNPVAVALLALQGKTGGFEFAFRTVVDTKGGVLVIDQDGRLNCVDLGVAISQEEVLAAEKRGAQILFNCATGLFDLEYLVAHLEEISKNLPVRFSDQDKDAGRYSQAEQVTWEIIGMLDDFYIFGIDKYDRFLAAKIALETLLASGVGLHDPRFPQAVNPAQDLKMTATKLHAGLQRKLMTVYGLKKVAGRWTPKTVPELKMEIAAANR
- a CDS encoding flavin reductase family protein, with translation MVKEIAYNEYAQEVIRQLAHGGVFLTVKDPDQNRANIMTIGWGTLGYMWRKPIFMVMVRYSRHTYGLLEKAGEFTVSVPLNQDRSKELLICGRQSGRDTDKFLACGFTPVKGQTIDTPIIKECPLHFECRVVYQHAMEPGQLDKKLRANCYQTPDYHVLYFGEILASYLTD
- a CDS encoding anti-sigma factor family protein produces the protein MNCHRVQSLLSAYLDQELSSEERRLIRNHLFNCPVCAQCFEELSRIKIFLGSLEPPRPQSNLIDDFFHYKLRVEDFIETNPWVWGKRLALTAACIFLFLLTSFYMFPVNSTNHRIASQEVKYQTYEPFTPYQLVNEQSSYGQFFLEEDKAEEERKKRQKLEEFYLPPHQTPLPGIPVSYR
- a CDS encoding sigma-70 family RNA polymerase sigma factor gives rise to the protein MLHTETLSLVRKVSAPDVLKEFEKQVKTYEKAFYHFAYRLTGNHDDAEDLTQEALLKAYRAFHRFQAGTAFDRWVYQIIYRLFIDQYRKKRRRPFVASLDEAPPHLEQEKAKEVPDHSKLPEDFALRHELGETIQKALLRLPEEFRVAVVLCDIQGFSYEEISNILQCSLGTVRSRIHRGRRQLREHLHPYLNGERGKN